In Sodalis ligni, a single genomic region encodes these proteins:
- a CDS encoding fimbria/pilus outer membrane usher protein encodes MLAMALMWPAAATGTPPDAGQSLLLDVVVNGQDHNNIQEIAQRQGALLFTREQLTASGLVLHGKPAETGDGLISLDSIKEWTWRLDANAQILYLKVPVQNQIAQQLNADPESADLSPAHSDTGALLNYDTEFTHYAGQTGNSLLGELRLFGNGGVLSNNALETHNPYLSQTVRLDSTYSVSDVATLRTWNVGDYINGGLDWTRPVRMAGMQMTTNFGLRPDLVTFARPGISGEVAVPSSVDIYVNGLHQMTTQVDPGPFEINQLPVTSGGGDVSMVVKDANGRQTNETLPFYASSNLLQKGLDSLSVEAGSVRRAYASRSDDYAGGAASMSYRHGATDRLTLETHLEGSEKVAMGGVGADMLVGSLGVLSGSLAVGGYGQTPGTQYGVGFVHNVHAFSYGASLLKADSHFYDLASAYGDGTPGTTLRANVGFPLPGGGSFGVVYAKRLVNYYNDYNYESTRIETSTLTATYSSSLPFLRAFGYVTALHDFDYDHDNAVFVGISLPIGHRATASAGGSVSNGESYQTLQAQQSAVQRGDIGWSLGEQNGSISRQTAGLEYKSDWGLMGAQAEQGTAGQAQRGTLQGALVAMDGHVFAANTIQDGFAVVDTDGLPGVEVMQENRPVGKTDKNGLLFVEDLRAYESNRLSINPNDVPMDVSLENDNLTVKPNDRSGVLAKFPIHHTNGATLRLVDSQHVPLPLGSVATLVSGGAQAMVGV; translated from the coding sequence ATGCTCGCCATGGCGCTGATGTGGCCGGCGGCGGCAACCGGCACCCCGCCGGATGCCGGGCAAAGCCTGCTGCTCGATGTGGTGGTGAACGGCCAGGATCATAATAACATTCAGGAAATCGCCCAGCGGCAGGGCGCGCTGCTGTTTACCCGAGAACAGCTTACCGCCTCCGGATTGGTGTTGCACGGTAAGCCGGCTGAAACCGGCGACGGTCTGATTTCATTGGACAGCATCAAGGAGTGGACCTGGCGGCTGGACGCCAATGCACAAATCTTATATCTCAAGGTTCCGGTGCAAAACCAGATTGCCCAGCAGCTCAACGCCGATCCCGAGTCGGCTGACCTGTCGCCCGCCCACAGCGATACCGGCGCGCTGCTGAATTACGATACCGAGTTTACCCACTATGCGGGCCAGACCGGCAATAGCCTGCTGGGAGAGCTGCGGCTGTTCGGCAATGGGGGGGTGCTCAGCAACAACGCCCTTGAAACCCATAATCCCTATCTTAGCCAGACGGTACGGTTGGACAGCACCTATAGCGTCTCCGACGTGGCGACCCTGCGCACCTGGAACGTCGGCGACTATATCAACGGCGGTCTGGACTGGACTCGTCCCGTGCGCATGGCGGGTATGCAAATGACCACTAATTTCGGGCTGCGTCCCGATTTGGTGACCTTTGCGCGGCCCGGCATCAGCGGCGAGGTGGCGGTGCCCTCATCGGTGGATATCTATGTCAACGGGCTGCATCAGATGACCACCCAGGTGGACCCCGGTCCGTTTGAAATCAACCAGCTGCCGGTGACCAGCGGCGGCGGGGATGTGTCGATGGTGGTGAAAGACGCCAATGGCCGGCAAACCAACGAGACCCTGCCGTTTTATGCCAGCAGTAATCTATTGCAAAAGGGATTGGATTCCCTGTCCGTTGAAGCCGGCTCGGTGCGCCGGGCATATGCCAGCCGTTCCGATGATTATGCCGGCGGCGCGGCATCCATGAGCTATCGCCACGGCGCCACCGACCGGCTGACCTTGGAAACCCATCTGGAAGGCAGCGAAAAGGTGGCGATGGGGGGCGTGGGGGCTGATATGCTGGTGGGTTCTCTTGGTGTCTTGTCCGGCTCGCTGGCCGTCGGCGGCTACGGCCAGACGCCGGGAACGCAATACGGCGTGGGTTTTGTCCATAACGTTCATGCCTTCAGTTACGGCGCCAGCCTATTAAAGGCCGACTCGCATTTTTACGATCTGGCCTCGGCGTATGGCGACGGCACTCCCGGCACTACCCTGCGGGCCAATGTCGGTTTTCCATTGCCGGGGGGAGGTTCATTCGGCGTGGTCTACGCCAAGCGCTTGGTTAATTATTATAATGATTACAATTATGAATCCACCCGAATAGAAACCTCGACCCTGACCGCCACCTATTCAAGCTCGCTGCCGTTTTTGCGGGCATTTGGCTATGTTACGGCACTGCATGATTTTGATTATGACCATGATAACGCAGTGTTTGTCGGTATTTCCCTGCCCATCGGGCATCGGGCCACGGCCAGCGCCGGCGGCAGCGTCAGCAATGGGGAAAGCTATCAAACCCTGCAGGCGCAGCAGTCCGCGGTCCAGCGGGGCGATATCGGCTGGAGCCTTGGCGAGCAGAACGGATCGATATCCCGGCAGACCGCCGGGCTGGAATATAAATCCGATTGGGGATTGATGGGGGCCCAGGCAGAGCAGGGTACGGCGGGCCAGGCGCAGCGCGGCACCTTGCAGGGGGCCCTGGTGGCCATGGATGGACATGTCTTCGCCGCCAATACCATTCAGGACGGTTTTGCGGTGGTGGATACAGACGGGTTGCCCGGTGTCGAGGTCATGCAGGAAAATCGGCCGGTGGGTAAAACCGATAAAAACGGTTTGCTGTTTGTCGAAGATCTCCGCGCCTACGAGAGCAACCGTTTATCCATTAATCCCAATGATGTACCGATGGACGTCTCCCTTGAAAACGACAATCTCACCGTCAAGCCAAACGATCGATCCGGCGTATTGGCTAAATTCCCCATCCATCATACCAACGGCGCCACTTTGCGGCTGGTGGACTCGCAGCATGTGCCGCTGCCGCTGGGCAGCGTGGCGACACTGGTCAGTGGCGGGGCACAGGCCATGGTGGGGGTATGA